The Deinococcus malanensis nucleotide sequence CCAAGCAGAGTGGCCGAGAAGGCTAAAACTTGAGCAGTGGACACCTCCACACCAGTTAGGGCTTGGGCTGAACATCGTCTCGATAACGATGTTCAGCCCAAGCCCTAACTGCCCCCTACAGGTCTTTGGGGACTGGAGGGACAGGTCCCGTGGGGCGACCGTCGAGAAGGATGCGACCCTTCCCATCCACTGTCATGTTGATGTCCAGATTCGACTTTTCAAGGTCTGCTTTGACTTCCCGCCTGAGTTCTTCGATAAGGCTTCCCAGTCGCCCTTTAAGGTCGTCCACCTCTGCTCGCAGCCTTTCAGCCTCCTCATGCCATCGGGCCGACTCTTTCAGATGAGCCTCTGAGACAGCTGGCTCGCTAGCCTCTGTGGCAGCAGCACTTGCCCGCTTAGAAAAGTCTTCTGCTCGCTCAGATGCCCGACTTCTCCGGTTGATCAGGTCATCAAATATTGTTCGATCTTCTTGCTTATCACAGGGACGATGATGTCTTCGATCTGCTGTTGTATACGAGGCCAGATCTTCTCCTGTACCGGCGGCCAAACGTTCTTAACAAACCACTGCATGATTCTTTCAAACAGCTTTTCTGGGACTTTCATGTCTTTTACCATCCTGTGTTAGAAGCACTTTAGGCAGACGACTCTAGCCTGCCTCATCTCAATACCGCTGCTCTCGTCGCCAGGCATCTTCCAGGCAACGCTCCAGCACCAAATCTATGGCCTCCAACAACAATTTGTTTGGCGTGGCGTGAGGCCGTTCACGCAAAATGCTAGCCACCACCTCTTCGTCAGACAGTTCCGGAACTAAACAGGCCAGAGCAGCACTCGCCATCGCTGTGCTTCGGCTCATGCCGGCAAAGCAATGTACATGTAGCCAGGCTGGCTGAAATTGCTGCAGAAAGCGCTGCACCCTTTCCACATGCCAGGTCTCTGGAACCCAGTCGAGGAGGTCCCCGTCAGCATCGTGGAACGTCAACTCAAGGACCGGCGCACCAAGGGTCTCCACGACTACGGGTCGGCCATCCCCCGGGTCAGCAATGCTGATCACTGCATCCACTTCGCTCAATTCAGGGAGATCATGCACACCGCTGACGGTCACGCGTGGACTTTCATGCCTCATTCTCCCTCCCCGAACGTTGGCACCTGAAAGACGAGAATGTGCCAGCCTTCTGACCCGTTGCGCGCAGCTGCAATATGTACAGCCCTCAACTTGGCATCATCCAGGGCAAAAACTTCAATAGCAGATTCCAGCAGGACGTGCTCCATAGCAGCCAGGATGGCTAACTCCCCCTGGATCGGCACAATCAGAGCCAGATGGCCGCCAGCCTTGATGGCCCCCCAGCAATGCCCCAGAATCTCAGTCAGCCACTCCGCATACTGATCCAGGGTCTTTTCCAGGCCTCCTGGAGTGGGAGGATGAGCCACCAGCAAATCCGCCACCGTCTGATTCCTTTCCCCAAACAGCTCTCCCAGGTCATTGGTGCGCAGATCCAGCTCGGCGATATAGGGCTTGGAGGGCTCGATATCGCTGGCCCAGGCTACATGACCAAGTTCGGTCGCCATCATCGGCACCACGCCATCTCCTGCCATCGGATCGGCGACCACACCAGCCGAAGGCACGTATCTGGCGATCAGGCTACGCGCAACGTAGGGATGCAAGCCTTCCAGGAAATCAACCTCTTCAGCTGGGTAAACCCACACGACTTGTCGTGGGTCATACACCCGGACCTTCCGGCCTGTCGTGGCTGCAGGCGAGAGCCAGCCCTTCTCAGCAGGCACCTGTGCCTTTTCGTAGAGATGTGCCGATAGCTGACGTCGCTGTTGCACTTTGGTGCCGCTCAGGTCAAGCCCAACGAGTAGCCCCTTGGCTTCCTCCCGGCCCAGTCCCTCCATCAGCTGGAAGTTAGCCCCATTGGCCAGGAGGCGGCGGCGCTCACTGCCCCACCGTGCGATGTAGCGCAAGTGCAAGGCGTACTGCGTGTGACCGATGTTGAGCTCGTCCAACACCCGAACCGCCTCAGCACCGGCTGGCGTATCCGCCTTCATCTCTGCACTGAACCGAGTAAGCAGTTCTTCTTCTCCGGCTTGTGGCCGCTCCTCCACAACAATAGGGTTGCTATACCGCTGTCCCACCACGCTGACCAGTTGGCTATAGGTGAGCCAGGTGCGTCCACTTCGAGCCATTCCTTATTATCTCATTTTCTTCTTTGAAAGAAATGCGCCAAATGGCTCAACGATGTGTTCTATCCCTACCTGATCAGATTTTGCGATTGATCTGGCTCTTTTCAGGGTTGTTCGTGCACCGCAATCTACTTAGCCAGGAAAAGTAGCCCTTTTCTAAACAACATGCGAGCTACTTGTTTTGAATAAGTAGACCAGAATCAATCTACTTAACATGATTTGTTAGATTTTGACACACTAAGAAAAATTTACTCGTGGTAACTAACTCGCAAATCGACAACCCCAGGAAAGAGGATCGGAAAAATATCTCCATCACCGCACTCACTTTTCAGACCTTCTCGCAACGAATAAATCCCGACTAAGACGTACTTGGCCGGGAATAATCTATTTATTTCTCGTATATAATAATTTCCAGTAGCCGCGCTGAAAATGTTCCTTTTTCGTATCTCCAGCGTGTAAGTGAGCTCAAGTCAACTGGTGGCCCGTAGCTCAATTTCCCCACGCCAGTTCAGGCCTTCCTGATAGGCCGCCCAAACAATGCGCCCAAGAACCGGCTGATCTGCAGTAGAGAAGCTCGTCTCCAAATACAGTGGGATCCCTCCCTTCTCCTGTGCTGCCGCTCTGGCTTTCCAGGCCTGGAGGTGATTGCGCATCAAGACCCATGTAAGGAGATCCGCATCAAGGGGAATGTATGTACAGAACACATCCGCTGAGATCCAACTGGGGGTCACCACCAGGCGGAGGGTGGTTGGATCCGCGTCGAACATCAAAAAGACGGTTATTCCTTCAGGGCTCACAGGCCCCCAGCGCCAGCATCGTAATAACCCGACGACACTGCGCAATTGTGCTTCCAGGCCCTCGGCTCCCGGTGGAGCGTGTGGGAATGGTGCCTCGTGCAACTTCCAAAGGTCAGTCATACTTCCTCCTTAGGCTGCGTAGGAGCGCCTGGCTGAGTTGTCCCTCCCGCCAGCCTGCGACGACCAAGCGGGTCAGTGCGGCGAGCGCCTTCGTGGTGGTCGCGTGCTCCAGAACAAGCACAACTTCCTGGTAGTCCTCAATGGCAGTTTCGTCCATGGCATCGACGTGGCGGCTTGGCAACACTTGATCTATCCGGAACTTCCACGATCGGTTGGTGTGCAGTTGCAGGAGCCTGACGAGATCATCGGCCCGCTGGTAGATCTGCCCAATCGGCAAGTCAATGAACACCTCGTTCCCTCGGATCAGGACATGAATCGATTGCCATTCGCTGCCCAGTCCGAATACAGCGCTATAAGCATCCTCGTTCCGCGAATAACTCAGCCACCGCAAGAGCGGACGCAGGGGCTGCAAGGCCGAATCCATCTGCAGAAACACTGGGTCGTCAGGCGGAGATTCAAGTCCATCAGCAGCCAGTGGCCAGAGAGAAGCAGTCGGTTCTTTGCTTGCCAGGAGCAGATCGGTCTCGGTCATGGCGTGTCCTTCTGTGGTGCCTCAGCACTGTTCTTACGCCCAATTCTCCGCTCGACATCGATAGTCCAGTTCAGTGCTGCCACCTGCCGCTCCATAGCCTCCAATCGTTCCAGCACGGTGCCTTCAAGCATCTGGAGGCGTTCAACGGTGATGACTGGCTGCTTCTTCTGAAGAGGCCATGGAATGTCCCACAGCACCCGAATCTTGCCCTGGCGGTTGCGATGCAGGCGCCGACGCCCTCTGGGCTGATTGTTGCCGAAGGTCATGCCTTTCCAGGCTTCTGCTTCGGCCACAAGCTCGTCATAGCGGCCCGCGTAGGGTCGTGACCGAAAGGGGCGCATCTTCTGGACCTGGCTGGCTAGGGAGCTGTCCCTTCCATAAACACCAGAGAGGTACACCTGCATCTCTCGCCCCACATCACTCAGGATCGCGTGATGGAGTCGGGCCACCCGACGTTTAGCCAGAACCTCAACGAGTTCGGGATGCCCGGCGAGTGTCGCGGCCATCTGCCGTCGCAGGGTGCGCTTGGCGGCGAGGAGCCGGTTGATTTCTGAAATCACATCTATCTCGGGTTGACCATCCTGGTCAGTGACGTCAACAGCCAGTTCCCTCTTGAACCGTCGGTGAAGTTCTTCGAGCCTTCGGCTGGTACTGCGATGCCGGTACAGCACTTCGGCGAGTTTCATCCCCTGACCCTCCCTCGGCGTGAAATCCGTGCATGGTTATGACAGTGCGCCCTGAATCGTGCTCAATGCGGTCTGAGTCGTGCACCGCTCGTCGGATTAGGCAGTCCACTGAGACGGCAGTGGTCACCGTTGCACGCGCCTTTCACGCTTACCTTCTCGCCGCCGACTCTCTAGCTCACCAGATCGTTCCTCCAGTTCGCTGCCTGAATGGCGATATCCAGCGTGCGCCGCTCCTTGGCCCTACGGTCCACTTCCTTTCGGAGGGCACCAACATCCAGGGTCGTCAGATACCGCAGCTCGCTGTACGCATAGCGGTCGTTTTTCCGAGATCCTGCCTCTGCCAACGACCGAAGGATCGCCATACGCTCATCCAGCAGGTCACGATCGACAATCGCTTCCGTAATCGTCCGCCCATCTGCCAGCTTGGCAGTGAGGTTGGTGCGGTGAATACGAGCAATAAGCTGCCCGTACTCTGCGAGAAGGCCGTCCAGTGCTTCCAAGAGCTCCTCTGGACTCTCGTGTGGCGCATCGCCTTCCTGGACTACCGCGCTGGCCTGCAGACGGCTCCTGAGGTCTTCCAGGCGGGTCTTGTATTCCTTGCGCGTAATCAACGCCTCTGCCAGGATCATCCGTGTCCTCCGATGCCATGGAAATCCATAGCGGTACCTCCAGAACGCATCTGGGAGTGCTAAAAGGTGGGCCTGCGCCATCGCTACTTAGTCGTGCTGAGTAGCTTGTCTGTTACTACTCAGGCACGTTCCTATTTTTTCACCACCTCTATTTATTCGTTGAACGAATCGGTGGTGTGGGAGGTAGGGGATGAGACTGCCCAAGATACAGAACGTTCCAGACCTAAAGACCGGCCGGGTTGGTAGTCTCATTGGCCTCCGTCCACACAGCTCTTCGTTCAAAGAAGGATTCGGCGGCTTGAAAAACTGTGTCCAGGCCGAAGCGAGATCACTCGCCACGGTAGGAGGCAGATCCATGGCACAACGAAAGAAGGCGGGGCACGGGCAGGGGTCCATTACTGAAGTGCGCCAGTTACCCAATGGCGACCGAGTCTGGCGTTGGGCGATCCGGGCACAGGCGCCAACTGGTGAAAGCGAGCGTCTCTGCGGGACGTTCACGGGTCGGCGGCGAACCGATGCTCGCAGCATGATGCTCAAGGCAAAGGAGGCGTTTGAGGCAGGCACAACACCACGAGCAGACCGCACCTTAACCATTGCCCAGCTGTTGACCGATTGGCTGGACAACGATCGGACCAATGATGGACTCAGTAAGCGGACCATTCAGCTTCAATCGGCCCTGATCCGCCTCCATATCGCACCTCGGATTGGCAAGTGGACCGTGGTGGCCCTCAGTGCTGGTGAATTGAGCAAGTACTACCGAGCACTCCTTAAGGAAACGGAGCTGGAACGCACCCGGTATCAGGTCCATACCGTCCTCAAAAATGCGCTGGCCTACGCGGTGAAGCAGGGGTACATCAATTTGAACCCACTCCGAGAAGTCCGGGTGCCTCAAAGACTGGAACGGCGCCAGCAACTCGCTCTGGAACAGGAACGGGTAAAAGCCTGGACGCCCGACGAGGCAAAAAGGTTTGTCGAAGTCGCCTTGGCTGAAGGGCATACTCATTCGTACGCCTGTGTTCTAGCGTTGAGAACGGGCCTTCGCAGTGGCGAAGTGTATGGCCTTCGCTGGGAAGAGGTTGACCTCGCACAAGGCACGGCCAGCATCACTCACATCGTTGCAGGCGGGGCAGGGGGTCGGCGCGTCACCCAACCCAAAACGCGCACCTCCAGGAGAACCATTCTGCTGAGCGAAGGGGCAGTGCAAGTATTACGGCTGGCGCAGCAGTTTCAGGGATGGGTGGAAGGAGACGAGGCCACCGGCTACGTGTTCACCACCCGGGCGGGTGAAATGCAGCACCCAGACAACAGCAGACGCACGTTGGAACGTCTGTGCAAAAGAGCGCAGATTCCCTTTCTTTCGTTCCATGGGCTGCGGCACACATTTGTGAGCATCGCGGCTGAGAGCGGCCTCTCGGTTCAGCACATTTCCAGTCATGTGGGGCATGCCAATACTCTGGTGACTCAGAAGGTTTACATTCATCTCCGACCGGAGTTACAGGAGCGAATCAATATCGAGATTTGACCTTTGGCCGACGTTTGGCCGACGGACTCAAGCGCGTGTCCCTCCTGTGGTATAGTCCTCACGCTGAAGTCGCGTTCAGCACGGTCAAAACCCAAGTTCGCGCCCTTAGCTCAGCTGGATAGAGCAACCGCCTTCTAAGCGGTCGGTCGTAGGTTCGAGTCCTACAGGGCGCGCCAGAAAAACCCCCGAATCACCGGGGGTTTCTGTTTTATGAAGGGGTCAAAAGTGCCGGTGATGAAGCTTCGACACTCTGAGGAATACTTCTACCTGTTGTCATTCAGGTATGAGGGAAAACTCCTTGCAGCCCCAACCCCCACCGATCGATCTGTACGGCAGAAGAGGTTTACTTGAGCTTGTCTTCCGCCGAGTCGACCGCTTTTTCTCCGGCTCGCCTGAGCTCCCCACCCGCGGTGCTTAAGGCACTCCTGGGGCTGTCGCCCTGGGCCATGCCGGATACCGCGTCTCCAGCACGCGTCAGGTTGCCCTCAATACCGGGATTCACGCGCTTCAGGAGGTCCTGTACCGTCTCTCTGACAGACGGGTTGGTGCGGTACAGGGCATAGGCGCCACCCGCCACCAGAATCAGCCCCCAGGGAAACCCACCGTCTGAGGAGCGCTTACCGCGGAGTTCCTCAAGGTCCTGCTGCACCTGCCGCAGTTCCTTCTGCTGCCGGCCAAGCACCGCAACCATGCTGGCCTGCTGCTTGGCAAACTCCTTTTGCAACTGAGCAGCCGTTTTCAGCTCGGAATGCGCCTCTGCCCGCTGAACCTTGTGCTTCATCTCTTCAATGGTGTCCTGGATGGTCTTCATGGCGAGCCTCCCTGACAGGCGAGTCGAAATTTCCTGTCCCAAAAAGTGTGACGAGTTTCAGGGCAGCTTTCCTGTGCAGCGAGTAAAGGGCATCAGAGGCATCGCTGGAATCCCTTTCATGTGAAGCGTCGGTTCCATCGGAAGAGCCAGAAAGGGTGAGCCACCTCTGCAGACTGCCCTCCCCCTCACGGCGGTATGTTCTGGCTTTTTACAGTCGGGGTCATGTCCTTCGCCAGAGCCATGGGGCAAGGGCTCCACCACTACCTCATGGTTCAGGTCAGACATCGTTGCAGGAAGACTGGATAGCCCAAGGCCCGGACCGGAACGCTTTACCGTGACGTTCCTGTGTGGAACGAGTGGCTAGTGTGCCTGAAATGACTGCTCAATCCCACCTCAATGCAGCCCATCTGCGGGAAGATCTGCAAGCACAGGTCCCGCAGGACGTGCTCGTGTACGTCGAAGGGCGCCCAGAAGGTCTGTCCGGAGCATTTCTGATCACCATCAAGCAGGCAGCGTCCGTGGACGGGCAGGTATATGCGGTTGAGATGCCGTTTCAGACCCTCTCCTGGGCGGCAGAGTCCCGCGACGATCTGGCCCATGCCATGATCCAGTTCGTCTTCCGGGAGTTGGACGCCGGCCTTCCCCCGGCGGTCAACAACGGGTACGTCCGGCGGCCCATGCGCTGAGCGGATCCGGCGAAAGTCGCCACAGACAAGACCAGCACAGACCTAACACAGAAGAGGCACACAGCCGTCCGTGGAGACCCGCGCTGGCAACAAGCGCTTGAGTCATTAACCCGGTCGCGGATGGTTCAGATGTGCCACCGGCCCAGAACCCCAGATCATCAAGACTCGTGCCAGATGTGACAGGCGCCAGAACTTTGGTCTTTCTTCACGCCTCAGTTGCAGGCATGCGCGTGTCTTTCCTCAGGGTCTAAGGTGAGTTCACACCATCTTGCGTCGCCCAAAGGAGCCATGTATGCATCACCGTCAGCTGGGCAGGACAGGTATCGAGGTTTCAGAAATCGGGTTCGGCGCCTGGGCCATCGGGGGGGACGCCTGGGGTCCGGTCGAGGACGCCGCCTCCATCCGCGCGATGGAGCGGGCGCTGGAACTGGGGGTCAACTTCATCGACACGGCAGACGTATATGGCAACGGGCACAGCGAAACGCTGGTCGCCCAGGTCATCAAAAACCGCCGTGATCAGATCGTCGTGGCCAGCAAAGGCGGCCTGATGGGCCACCACCGCGATCCGAAGCGTGAGCCTGTCTACGACCGCCCCGAGAAGATCATCTCTGCCTTCGAAGACAGCCTGCGCCGGCTGGACACCGACTACATCGATGTATATTTCGACCACATCTGGTGGAACAACCCACGGGAAACAGAAGCGTTCCTCACGGCCTTCGCCCAGCTGAAACAGGAAGGCCGGGTGCGGGCCGTCGGAGTCTCGACCGATGATTTCGCGTATGTCCAGCATTTCAACCAGGACGGCACACTTGATGTAGTGCAACTCGATTACAGCCTGCTTAACCGCAAGGCGGAGCAGCACATCCTGCCGTACTGCCTTGAGCAGGGCATCGGGGTGGTGGTACGCGGCCCCCTGCGCATGGGCATGCTGACCGGAAAGTTTACGGCCGAGACGCGGTTCCCGGAGGGAGACGTGCGCCACGGCTGGCCTCAGGAAGACTGGTACCAGACGCAGCTTGATCAGGTGCAGCAGCTGGGTGTGCTGACCTCTCAGGAACGCAGCATGGGCCAGCTGGCCCTGCGTTTTGTGCTGAATCACCCGGCGGTGTCGGTGGCCATTCCCGGCGGCAAGACCCCGGAGCAGGTTGAGCAGAATGTCGTCGCATCCACCCGGCCCCTGCTGGACGAAAAGGATGCCCAACACATCGAGACTGTCACCGCGGGAACCCGTGCATGACTGCCCAGGGCCGTATGGCGCCAGATGCTCTGTCCGGGCAGGTGGCCCTGGTCACCGGGGCCAGCAGTGGGCTGGGGCGCGCCACCGCACCTGCTCTTGCCCGGGCAGGCGCCGACCTTGTCCTGCTGGCCCGCAGCGAAAGCGATCTGCTGGCCGTTGCGCGCGAAGCTGAATCCCTGGGGAGACGAGCACTGGTGTGTCCGGTTGACCTGTCCTCGGGACCAGCTTTGATGGAAGTGGTGCAGCAGGCGGTGCACTCACTGGGAGGCCTGGACATTCTCGTGAACAATGCCGCCACGGACGTACCCGGACCGGTAACCGACCTCAGCGCCCAGGACTGGGACCGCGTTCTGGACGTCAACCTGCGCGCTCCCTTTCTGCTGGCCAAAGCTACGTTTCCGCACATGCAGCGCGCAGGACGCGGCACGATCATCAACGTGTCTTCTGTGGCAGGCAAACGGGGCTGGGCCAATGGGAGTGCCTACTGCGCCTCGAAGTTCGGGCTGACCGGATTCACGCAGGCGCTGGCGGCAGAGGGCAAACCGCACGGCATTCGGGCCTGTGTGGTCTACCCCGGCGGCATGGCCACCGGCTGGGGCGCCTTCGAACCCCAGGCACGCGAAGATCAGAAGCCGCCTGCCGCACCACCGGTGGACGCCCTTCCGCCTGACCGGGTGGCGGATCTGCTGGCCTGGATGTGTGCTGCGCCGCCAGAACTGGTGCTGAACGAGGTCATCGTGACCCCTCTGAATGAAGGCGGGTGGCCGTGATGGACCTGACGCAGGAGTCTGTATGAAGGTGCTGATCACAGGTGCAGGAGGGAATCTGGGCCGGGTGCTGGCGCCCGCCCTCCAGGACAACGGCTATACCCCTGTCTTGATGGA carries:
- a CDS encoding DIP1984 family protein, which gives rise to MILAEALITRKEYKTRLEDLRSRLQASAVVQEGDAPHESPEELLEALDGLLAEYGQLIARIHRTNLTAKLADGRTITEAIVDRDLLDERMAILRSLAEAGSRKNDRYAYSELRYLTTLDVGALRKEVDRRAKERRTLDIAIQAANWRNDLVS
- a CDS encoding tyrosine-type recombinase/integrase, translated to MAQRKKAGHGQGSITEVRQLPNGDRVWRWAIRAQAPTGESERLCGTFTGRRRTDARSMMLKAKEAFEAGTTPRADRTLTIAQLLTDWLDNDRTNDGLSKRTIQLQSALIRLHIAPRIGKWTVVALSAGELSKYYRALLKETELERTRYQVHTVLKNALAYAVKQGYINLNPLREVRVPQRLERRQQLALEQERVKAWTPDEAKRFVEVALAEGHTHSYACVLALRTGLRSGEVYGLRWEEVDLAQGTASITHIVAGGAGGRRVTQPKTRTSRRTILLSEGAVQVLRLAQQFQGWVEGDEATGYVFTTRAGEMQHPDNSRRTLERLCKRAQIPFLSFHGLRHTFVSIAAESGLSVQHISSHVGHANTLVTQKVYIHLRPELQERINIEI
- a CDS encoding aldo/keto reductase, which translates into the protein MHHRQLGRTGIEVSEIGFGAWAIGGDAWGPVEDAASIRAMERALELGVNFIDTADVYGNGHSETLVAQVIKNRRDQIVVASKGGLMGHHRDPKREPVYDRPEKIISAFEDSLRRLDTDYIDVYFDHIWWNNPRETEAFLTAFAQLKQEGRVRAVGVSTDDFAYVQHFNQDGTLDVVQLDYSLLNRKAEQHILPYCLEQGIGVVVRGPLRMGMLTGKFTAETRFPEGDVRHGWPQEDWYQTQLDQVQQLGVLTSQERSMGQLALRFVLNHPAVSVAIPGGKTPEQVEQNVVASTRPLLDEKDAQHIETVTAGTRA
- a CDS encoding SDR family oxidoreductase, producing MTAQGRMAPDALSGQVALVTGASSGLGRATAPALARAGADLVLLARSESDLLAVAREAESLGRRALVCPVDLSSGPALMEVVQQAVHSLGGLDILVNNAATDVPGPVTDLSAQDWDRVLDVNLRAPFLLAKATFPHMQRAGRGTIINVSSVAGKRGWANGSAYCASKFGLTGFTQALAAEGKPHGIRACVVYPGGMATGWGAFEPQAREDQKPPAAPPVDALPPDRVADLLAWMCAAPPELVLNEVIVTPLNEGGWP